A portion of the Acidisarcina polymorpha genome contains these proteins:
- a CDS encoding SDR family NAD(P)-dependent oxidoreductase, which translates to MQDNQFDLTGKVAVVTGASRGLGQYLGRALARAGADLVITSRKLGDLTPFKEEIEALGRRALPLELDLRDEASIRAMAPKAIKHYGKIDVLVNNAGCNVRKPAVDITWEDWNLVLDTNLRGSFFVAQAFAPHMIANGYGRVINIGSVTSVFGYAGIGPYCASRGGIKQLTMSLADEWGVHGITVNCLAPGWFKTKQNAVLYENPEWVEYLKDRIPLKRPGQPNDLNGAIVFLASDASAYITGQTLLVDGGISTGAIRATTAKK; encoded by the coding sequence ATGCAGGACAATCAGTTTGATCTAACTGGAAAAGTGGCCGTCGTTACGGGAGCGAGCCGTGGTCTTGGACAGTATCTCGGACGCGCGCTCGCCAGAGCCGGCGCCGACCTCGTGATCACCAGCCGCAAGCTCGGTGATCTCACCCCTTTCAAGGAAGAGATCGAGGCGCTTGGCCGCAGGGCATTGCCGCTCGAGCTTGACCTGCGCGATGAAGCCAGCATCCGCGCCATGGCGCCGAAGGCGATCAAACACTACGGTAAGATTGACGTCCTCGTGAACAACGCCGGCTGCAACGTCCGCAAGCCTGCAGTCGACATTACCTGGGAAGACTGGAATCTCGTACTCGACACGAACCTGCGCGGTTCGTTCTTCGTTGCCCAGGCGTTTGCTCCTCACATGATAGCGAACGGCTACGGACGCGTGATCAATATCGGCTCAGTTACCAGCGTCTTCGGCTACGCGGGCATCGGCCCGTACTGTGCTAGCCGCGGCGGCATAAAGCAGCTCACGATGAGCCTCGCCGACGAATGGGGTGTACATGGCATTACCGTAAATTGCCTCGCTCCCGGCTGGTTCAAAACGAAACAGAACGCCGTGCTCTACGAGAACCCCGAATGGGTCGAATACCTGAAGGACCGCATTCCGCTGAAGCGCCCTGGCCAGCCGAACGATCTCAACGGCGCAATCGTGTTTCTCGCTTCGGACGCGAGCGCATACATCACCGGGCAGACACTGCTCGTAGATGGCGGCATCTCGACCGGCGCAATCCGTGCGACGACCGCGAAGAAGTGA
- a CDS encoding galactitol-1-phosphate 5-dehydrogenase produces MKALVLEEVRGLHLRDVPEPELKTHDVLIQVKACGICGSDVHGYDGSTGRRIPPIIMGHEAAGVVSKVGLDVSSFKVGDRVTFDSTVSCGHCAYCLAGEVNLCDNRQVLGVSCGDYRRNGAFAEYVAVPEHIVYSLPDSFEYEKAALIEAVSIAVHAAKITEIEQGSTCVVIGVGMIGLLAVQAFKYFGCTRVFAVDLEQSKLDTAKKLGADETFLATDPDLFAQLNKAAGGRGIDIAVEVVGAQKSITTAIEAVRRGGKVTLIGNLAPKVEIPLQIVVTRQITLLGSCASAGEYGECIELMESGAIDVGPLLSAVAPLSEGAEWFNRLYNREPGLMKVILQP; encoded by the coding sequence ATGAAAGCACTTGTTTTAGAAGAAGTACGCGGCCTGCATCTTCGCGATGTTCCCGAGCCTGAACTGAAGACTCATGATGTTCTCATCCAGGTGAAAGCTTGCGGCATCTGTGGAAGCGATGTCCACGGGTACGATGGGAGCACCGGCCGGCGCATTCCGCCCATCATAATGGGACACGAAGCAGCCGGGGTCGTCTCAAAGGTTGGCCTCGATGTCAGCTCCTTTAAAGTTGGGGACCGCGTCACCTTTGACTCGACCGTGAGCTGTGGTCACTGCGCCTACTGCCTGGCTGGAGAGGTGAACCTTTGCGACAACCGCCAGGTGCTCGGCGTTTCTTGTGGCGACTATCGTCGCAATGGCGCCTTTGCTGAGTACGTCGCCGTCCCGGAGCACATCGTCTACTCACTGCCCGACAGCTTCGAGTATGAGAAAGCCGCTCTCATTGAGGCCGTTTCGATCGCCGTTCATGCGGCGAAGATCACGGAGATCGAGCAGGGCAGCACATGCGTCGTGATTGGCGTTGGGATGATCGGGCTCCTTGCTGTTCAGGCGTTCAAGTATTTCGGCTGCACCAGGGTCTTCGCCGTCGATCTCGAGCAGAGCAAGCTGGATACCGCGAAGAAGCTTGGCGCGGACGAGACCTTTCTCGCGACTGATCCGGACCTCTTTGCTCAGCTCAATAAGGCCGCCGGTGGCCGTGGCATCGATATAGCGGTCGAGGTTGTCGGCGCTCAGAAGTCCATCACGACTGCCATTGAAGCAGTCCGACGCGGCGGCAAGGTTACACTGATCGGCAACCTCGCGCCCAAGGTCGAGATACCCCTGCAGATCGTCGTCACCAGGCAGATCACTCTGCTCGGATCCTGTGCCTCGGCGGGCGAGTATGGTGAATGCATCGAACTCATGGAGAGCGGCGCGATCGACGTTGGCCCACTTCTTTCCGCGGTGGCCCCGTTAAGCGAAGGCGCCGAGTGGTTCAACCGCCTCTACAACCGCGAGCCCGGGCTGATGAAAGTAATCCTCCAACCTTAA
- a CDS encoding MBL fold metallo-hydrolase, which produces MPSFSDLLSAGDPYCFTRNDPFDRSKPVELVVPQLMSSRDYMKSIRDYSVPEGSLAIWFMGQNGFILKDSVSELIGIDLYLSNSCAISYPSPPFRVDRQLPVFIEPEDLDLDVFITTHSHQDHADPETIRRISKPDHRLFVGPYDSCRLYEEHGVRGFARRLIHPGETIEIRSTKVCATFALPTDNTDLNHTGMLLTFPSGISFFNSGDTGWAELLPSLLPTNVDICAVCINGGYHNLVPEQAALIVKAVNARVAVPCHYDLMINNVGSPEMFKVALERSGATARFQMLRYYEPWLYTRDETGTPS; this is translated from the coding sequence TTGCCGTCATTCTCAGATCTGCTCAGCGCCGGTGATCCGTATTGTTTTACACGCAACGATCCGTTCGACCGTTCCAAGCCGGTAGAGCTCGTGGTCCCGCAGTTGATGTCCAGCAGGGATTATATGAAGTCCATCCGCGACTACAGTGTACCGGAAGGCAGCCTCGCTATCTGGTTCATGGGCCAGAACGGATTCATCCTGAAGGATTCCGTTAGCGAGTTGATCGGGATCGATCTCTATCTGAGCAATAGCTGCGCCATCAGCTATCCATCGCCGCCATTCCGCGTGGATCGACAACTGCCGGTCTTTATCGAACCGGAAGATCTGGACCTCGATGTATTTATCACCACTCACTCGCACCAAGATCATGCGGACCCGGAAACAATCCGCCGCATATCCAAGCCGGACCATAGGTTGTTTGTTGGCCCATATGACTCCTGCAGGCTGTACGAAGAGCACGGCGTGCGGGGATTTGCTCGACGCCTGATCCATCCCGGCGAGACCATCGAGATCCGCTCCACCAAGGTGTGCGCGACCTTCGCGCTGCCTACAGATAATACCGATCTGAACCATACGGGTATGCTGCTCACCTTCCCCAGCGGTATAAGCTTCTTCAACTCTGGCGATACCGGATGGGCGGAGTTGCTGCCGTCGCTGCTGCCCACCAACGTTGATATCTGCGCCGTCTGCATCAATGGTGGATACCACAATCTTGTACCTGAACAGGCGGCGCTTATTGTGAAGGCGGTGAATGCCCGCGTGGCGGTCCCCTGCCACTATGACCTGATGATCAATAACGTGGGCTCTCCGGAAATGTTCAAGGTGGCGCTGGAACGCTCCGGGGCTACTGCCAGATTCCAAATGCTTCGCTACTACGAACCCTGGCTC